Proteins from a genomic interval of Plasmodium reichenowi strain SY57 chromosome 13, whole genome shotgun sequence:
- a CDS encoding thioredoxin, putative (transcript variant 1; alternatively spliced), protein MPVSHHEGCGCKNSDEVLKGGEFLLKYINIDKVTALNEKTHGSCRKILKSYDNRLSPDNCESDVDHELIINIPFNSPCKISSLFLIGGEEGTYPRKIKIFSNREDIDFGNINDFKCVQELELSQDFHGSIEYPLKVTSLFNVSYLTLYFYENYGADTTKIFYIGLKGVGTNYIRKAVETVYEASPNLSDHKIEGSSKAAHFRFDAF, encoded by the exons atgcCAGTATCACATCATGAAGGTTGTGGCTGTAAAAACTCTGATGAAGTTTTAAAGGGTGGAGagtttttattaaaatatataaatatagataaagTTACAGCACTAAACGAAAAG ACACATGGGTCATGCAGAAAAATTCTTAAATCCTATGATAACAGATTGTCTCCTGATAACTGTGAAAGTGATGTTGATCACGAATTG ataataaatattccCTTCAATAGTCCTTGCAAA ATTTCTAGCTTATTTCTTATCGGTGGTGAAGAAGGCACTTATCcaagaaaaataaaaattttttcaaatagAGAAGATATCGATTTTGGAAA TATTAATGATTTTAAATGTGTACAAGAATTAGAACTATCCCAAGATTTCCATGGATCAATTGAATACCCATTAAAa GTAACATCTTTATTTAATGTAAGTTATTTGACtttgtatttttatgaaaattatGGAGCAGACACGactaaaatattttatatag gGCTTAAAGGTGTAGgaacaaattatataagaaaGGCAGTGGAAACG GTTTATGAAGCATCCCCTAATTTATCGGATCACAAAATTGAGGGCAGTTCTAAAGCTGCTCATTTTCGTTTCGATGCTTTTTGA
- a CDS encoding thioredoxin, putative (transcript variant 2; alternatively spliced) translates to MPVSHHEGCGCKNSDEVLKGGEFLLKYINIDKVTALNEKTHGSCRKILKSYDNRLSPDNCESDVDHELISSLFLIGGEEGTYPRKIKIFSNREDIDFGNINDFKCVQELELSQDFHGSIEYPLKVTSLFNVSYLTLYFYENYGADTTKIFYIGLKGVGTNYIRKAVETVYEASPNLSDHKIEGSSKAAHFRFDAF, encoded by the exons atgcCAGTATCACATCATGAAGGTTGTGGCTGTAAAAACTCTGATGAAGTTTTAAAGGGTGGAGagtttttattaaaatatataaatatagataaagTTACAGCACTAAACGAAAAG ACACATGGGTCATGCAGAAAAATTCTTAAATCCTATGATAACAGATTGTCTCCTGATAACTGTGAAAGTGATGTTGATCACGAATTG ATTTCTAGCTTATTTCTTATCGGTGGTGAAGAAGGCACTTATCcaagaaaaataaaaattttttcaaatagAGAAGATATCGATTTTGGAAA TATTAATGATTTTAAATGTGTACAAGAATTAGAACTATCCCAAGATTTCCATGGATCAATTGAATACCCATTAAAa GTAACATCTTTATTTAATGTAAGTTATTTGACtttgtatttttatgaaaattatGGAGCAGACACGactaaaatattttatatag gGCTTAAAGGTGTAGgaacaaattatataagaaaGGCAGTGGAAACG GTTTATGAAGCATCCCCTAATTTATCGGATCACAAAATTGAGGGCAGTTCTAAAGCTGCTCATTTTCGTTTCGATGCTTTTTGA
- a CDS encoding hypothetical protein (conserved Plasmodium protein, unknown function): protein MPSTQIFLVLNFCVCFFFFFVIDLCINKNIFITNYNNLFINNIEQLERGKGKKKLCIHFIRTNNKNCYQKTFCNNIYNKKYIVLKAKKFDQKELKRRKNYQYAMKHMYDNNGRRIKDINKEKKSLKKKKLFDYDGFKVDKIFTHLSEEDMQELREEELKRKSGEILHNNKYIDNYGVETETDIDNI, encoded by the coding sequence ATGCCAAGTACACAAATTTTCCTTGTGCTAAATTTTTGTgtgtgtttttttttcttttttgttatagatttatgtataaataaaaacatttttataacaaaTTACAATAACTTGTTCATTAACAATATTGAGCAACTAGAAAGAGGAAAGggcaaaaaaaaattgtgtattcattttataagaacgaataataaaaattgttATCAAAAAACGTTCTgtaacaatatatataataagaaatatattgtattaaAAGCTAAAAAATTTGATCAAAAAGAATTGAAAAGGAGAAAAAATTACCAATATGCCATGAAACATATGTATGATAATAATGGAAGAAgaataaaagatataaataaagaaaaaaaatctttaaaaaaaaaaaaactattTGATTACGACGGTTTTAAGGTAGATAAAATTTTCACGCATCTTAGTGAAGAGGATATGCAAGAATTAAGAGAAGAAGAGTTGAAAAGAAAATCAGGAGAAATTTTACataacaataaatatatagataacTACGGAGTAGAAACAGAAACTgatatagataatatataa
- a CDS encoding hypothetical protein (conserved Plasmodium protein, unknown function), producing MNIHFINIIFLFFFFGVHIINLYEGKNISDHHKIWNNHYSYDVTNNQNKYKYKYIYRNTRKHKLLNIKSFDFFPLDKNHVTIISTREKKKYYSFIKFKTLRRLINKWFLLNNEENIIHPLKNCLWKITVYNFFLQKKDSFYVHLYEDGRVKTSNNLEGSWYFNNYYLTWVIEYEDRRVFYTAELFWNQEKSKMIKGIIYQETKKNNSFIPSYMFRKILGSFSGKIENQ from the exons atgaatatccatttcattaatataatatttctttttttcttcttcggtgtacatattataaatttatatgaagggaaaaatataagtgatcatcataaaatatggaataatcattattcatatgatGTGACAAATAACcagaataaatataaatataaatatatttatcgTAATACTAGAAAACATAAACTATTAAACATTAAAAGTTTTGATTTCTTCCCACTAGATAAAAATCATGTTACAATAATTAGTAcaagagaaaaaaaaaagtattattcttttataaaatttaaaacatTGAGGAGATTAATAAACAAATGGTTTCTCCttaataatgaagaaaatataatacatcCATTAAAAAATTGCCTTTGGAAAATAACagtatataatttctttttacaaaaaaaagattcTTTTTATGTTCATCTTTATGAGGACGGACGGGTAAAGACAAGTAACAATTTAGAAGGCAGCTGGTATTTcaataattattatctcACGTGGGTTATTGAATATGAGGACAGGAGGGTATTCTACACAGCAGAG CTCTTCTGGAATCAAGAGAAAAGCAAAATGATCAAAGGAATTATTTATCAAGAGacgaaaaaaaataattcttttattcCTTCATATATGTTTAGAAAAATCCTTGGGTCCTTTTCAGGAAAAATAGAAAATCAATAG
- a CDS encoding DnaJ protein, putative, with protein sequence MFLIKKRFLSFYNIISTSPILNKKFVYVKNNYIFQKRYFSNKNFYDILNIKKDSNKNEIKQAYRKLALKYHPDRNPNNRKESEQKFREITEAYETLSDDNKKKIYDSQLNNGFYSNNFNNNYYNTTSNSNHMNYNYQSKRMTDEEIENVFKNVFGNMNLNDIFKSNIFKENSFSSRTMGSDIFSNFGSSASYGTPRNENIKQTNIKTEIIPRGNKIIEKTTKIITYKDGNVKQEIIEREISNNSKEFEDFVDFDFLYKNNNLFNNMNSQNNINKQSFHRVINNYKQNRLVRNVLNYCYGILSLATRRILVNLVIHVIRKVIQTIIFMLRKK encoded by the exons ATGTTTTTAATTAAGAAAAGATTTCTGagtttttataatataatttcaACATCACCTATTTTGAATAAGAAATTTGTATATGTAAAGAATAACTACATATTCCAGAAAAG atatttttcaaataaaaatttttatgacatattgaatataaaaaaggacagtaacaaaaatgaaataaaacAAGCTTATCGAAAATTAGCATTAAAATATCACCCTGATAGAAACCCAAATAATAGAAAAGAATCAGAACAAAAATTCAGAGAAATTACTGAAGCTTATGAAACCTTAAGTGATgacaataaaaaaaaaatttatgatAGCCAATTAAATAATGGATTTTATTCAAacaattttaataataattactATAATACTACAAGTAATAGTAATCATAtgaattataattatcaatCCAAAAGAATGACAGACGAAGAAATTGaaaatgtttttaaaaatgtatttgGAAATATGAACTTAAATGATATTTTCAAATCCAACATTTTTAAAGAG aatAGCTTTAGTAGTAGAACCATGGGAAGCGACATATTCAGTAATTTCGGTTCTTCTg cTTCCTATGGAACCCCAAGAAATGAAAACATAAAAC aGACGAATATAAAAACGGAGATTATACCAAGGGGAAATAAAATTATCGAGAAGACAACTAAAATTATTACTTATAAAGATGGAAATGTAAAACAAGAAATAATAGAAAGGGAAAtaagtaataatagtaaag AATTTGAAGACTTTGTTgattttgattttttatataaaaataataatcttTTTAACAACATGAACAGTcagaataatataaataagcAATCCTTTCATAGGGTCATAAACaattataaacaaaatCGACTGGTAAGAAACGTCTTAAATTATTGTTATGGTATTCTTTCCTTAGCAACAAGAAGAATACTAGTCAATTTAGTTATACATGTAATTCGTAAGGTGATACAAACcatcatttttatgttacgaaaaaaataa